A window from candidate division WOR-3 bacterium encodes these proteins:
- a CDS encoding proton-conducting transporter membrane subunit, with protein sequence MSDYFNFSSFGTTPFIFSRLGFFFSLIFLFIGLFSIFYALGQREKRERKVIWWILIMTLCGMGVAFGNNLLYLFIFWELSTVAVWQLIAFYRDKESLEAAELAFLINFAASTLMLVGIGLVYLANGNFDLSLFVGKNIGLLPGILILSGILAKSAIFPFYLWLPSAYQKSPISSIASLAGIGESIGLLVFLKVFVLTFRLPSDFYTYGAGLGIASSILAGGIALRVKGTRAILAFSTISQLAFILFGFSLLTFYGVMGGILHILAHSLAKPGLFFLTGIWEEENDRNGNRREALPFSFLTLSLIGLPPFLGFFSKLGIILGGVERHFLFGVFGVVSALFTLLYFLRLYQMIFPGDPAVFGRNKETKGGLWAISLLFAFLSLILGLGFLFLVNYLRPEVKI encoded by the coding sequence ATGAGCGATTACTTTAATTTCTCTTCTTTTGGCACTACTCCTTTTATCTTCTCTCGGCTCGGGTTTTTCTTTTCTTTAATTTTTCTTTTCATTGGTTTATTTTCTATCTTTTATGCCTTAGGGCAAAGAGAAAAAAGGGAGAGGAAAGTTATCTGGTGGATTTTGATTATGACCCTTTGCGGAATGGGGGTTGCTTTTGGTAATAACCTCCTTTACCTTTTTATCTTCTGGGAGTTGTCAACGGTGGCGGTCTGGCAATTGATTGCCTTTTATCGGGATAAGGAGAGCCTAGAAGCGGCGGAATTAGCCTTTTTAATTAACTTTGCCGCAAGCACTTTGATGTTGGTAGGTATCGGCTTAGTTTATTTGGCGAACGGCAATTTTGATTTGAGTCTTTTCGTCGGAAAGAATATAGGATTATTACCTGGGATTTTAATTTTGAGTGGCATCTTAGCGAAATCAGCGATTTTCCCTTTTTACCTTTGGCTACCTTCTGCCTATCAAAAATCGCCGATTTCTTCGATCGCCTCTTTAGCGGGGATCGGAGAAAGTATTGGATTACTTGTTTTCTTAAAAGTTTTTGTCCTAACCTTTAGACTACCGAGTGATTTTTATACTTATGGGGCAGGGTTAGGTATTGCTTCTTCGATTCTGGCTGGAGGTATTGCTTTGCGGGTGAAAGGGACCCGGGCCATTCTTGCCTTTTCGACGATTTCTCAGTTAGCCTTTATTCTCTTTGGCTTTTCGCTTCTCACCTTTTATGGAGTGATGGGTGGCATCCTTCACATTCTCGCCCATTCCTTAGCCAAACCAGGGCTTTTCTTTTTGACCGGAATTTGGGAGGAAGAAAATGACAGAAATGGGAACCGGCGCGAGGCTTTGCCTTTTTCTTTCCTCACCCTTTCTTTAATTGGTTTGCCTCCTTTTCTTGGTTTCTTTTCCAAGTTGGGTATTATCTTAGGAGGGGTAGAGAGGCATTTCCTCTTTGGAGTTTTTGGTGTCGTTTCCGCTCTTTTTACCCTATTATATTTTCTTCGCCTTTATCAGATGATTTTCCCCGGAGATCCGGCAGTGTTTGGCCGGAATAAAGAAACAAAAGGCGGACTCTGGGCAATTTCCTTACTCTTTGCTTTCCTTTCCCTCATTCTCGGTTTAGGATTTCTTTTCCTGGTTAATTATTTACGACCGGAGGTGAAAATATGA
- the mbhE gene encoding hydrogen gas-evolving membrane-bound hydrogenase subunit E, whose protein sequence is MIELYLLLLAMLASALVAIETKDLLASAISMGLVGFAVAIMFILVQAPDLAIVQIVVEILSVIFFAAVILRTTHIDTTIGKGLDREMVFPIITFFVFGTLFFIFSLYALKDLPRFGEPIMRVANTYIKEGLEKTGAANLVAAIILDYRGYDTLGEATVLFTAVLGVLVVLRKVGRK, encoded by the coding sequence ATGATTGAACTTTATCTATTACTTTTAGCAATGTTAGCCAGCGCCCTTGTGGCGATTGAGACGAAAGACCTTTTGGCTTCCGCCATTTCTATGGGATTAGTGGGTTTTGCGGTGGCGATTATGTTCATCTTGGTTCAGGCGCCAGATTTGGCGATTGTTCAGATTGTTGTTGAGATTCTTTCGGTCATCTTTTTTGCTGCGGTCATTTTACGCACCACTCACATTGATACGACCATTGGTAAGGGATTAGACCGGGAGATGGTTTTCCCCATTATCACCTTCTTTGTTTTTGGCACCCTCTTTTTTATCTTCTCTCTTTATGCCTTGAAAGATTTGCCCCGTTTCGGTGAGCCGATAATGAGGGTGGCAAATACTTATATTAAAGAAGGTCTGGAGAAGACTGGAGCCGCCAATCTCGTGGCAGCGATAATTCTTGACTATCGGGGTTATGATACCTTGGGCGAGGCAACGGTTCTTTTCACTGCGGTTTTGGGGGTATTGGTCGTTTTAAGGAAAGTGGGGAGGAAGTGA
- a CDS encoding proton-conducting transporter membrane subunit produces the protein MNPLLLVVIIPILMAFLGLIIGRLRNELNFLGGLLTLYYSFRIFLIQKGRILEYPLGNVSGIEFKLQVDNLSGFILLFASLFGFLIIVYSLRYCRRMELLNLRSYYFYLLLTVGGANGVLLSNNLFLLLIFWGFLLAVLYGLFLIGKNDPSYAWRKTLTIIGTSDFLLLLGIILLFIRFGNVGIIPKSPLSLSDTYLLATFILITIGALAKAGAMPLHSWIPEAAKVLPASVMALIPASLDKLLGIYLLARVSIYIFDIRTNMVLRNFLMIIGAVTVLAAVMMAIIQKEAMRLLSFHAVSQVGYMVLGIGTGIPVGIAGGIFHMLNNALYKSGLFLTSGSVESWTKDTKLDNLGGLATKMPITFFSFLVCALAISGVPPLNGFFSKWLIYQGILELGREGNRLFVIYLIAAMIGSVLTLASFLKLTHALFLGERPKGLEKIREVGFSMWLPGAIIALLCLLFGIFAYLIPIRHFINPSLPYPVVTIGRYQPILATILILIGLLVGFTIYRLLVFSKKTKVGEVFLGGERLLIEERRLTGVHFYSSLKDLPILEKLYQFGEGGAFDFFNYLVGIMQTLGLVFQKIFHRLLEEFYRFLAQIVNFFSVGISQIQNGFLPFYLAWMVIGALLLFLFLIR, from the coding sequence ATGAATCCACTCCTTTTGGTCGTAATCATACCAATTTTAATGGCTTTTTTGGGTCTAATTATTGGTCGGTTAAGAAACGAGTTGAATTTTTTAGGCGGGCTTTTAACTCTCTATTATTCTTTCCGAATTTTCCTTATTCAGAAGGGAAGAATTTTGGAATATCCCTTAGGGAATGTTTCCGGGATTGAATTTAAGTTACAGGTAGATAATTTATCCGGTTTTATTTTACTTTTTGCTTCCCTCTTTGGCTTCCTTATTATCGTTTATTCCTTACGCTACTGTCGGCGGATGGAATTGTTGAATTTGCGTTCTTATTATTTCTATCTTTTATTGACGGTGGGGGGTGCGAATGGAGTTCTTTTGAGTAACAATCTCTTCCTCTTATTAATCTTCTGGGGTTTTCTTCTGGCGGTTTTGTATGGGTTATTTTTGATCGGTAAGAATGACCCATCTTATGCCTGGCGCAAAACCTTAACGATAATTGGCACCTCTGATTTCCTTTTACTTTTAGGAATTATCCTTTTATTCATTCGTTTCGGGAATGTGGGGATAATTCCAAAATCCCCTTTAAGTTTGAGTGACACCTATTTATTAGCCACCTTTATTTTAATTACCATTGGTGCCTTAGCAAAAGCGGGGGCGATGCCTCTCCATTCTTGGATTCCCGAGGCGGCAAAGGTATTGCCCGCATCGGTGATGGCTTTAATCCCTGCCTCTTTGGATAAACTTTTAGGAATTTACCTTTTAGCCCGAGTTTCAATTTATATTTTTGATATAAGAACAAACATGGTATTAAGGAACTTCTTAATGATAATTGGGGCGGTTACGGTTTTAGCAGCAGTGATGATGGCAATTATCCAGAAGGAAGCGATGCGTCTTTTATCTTTTCATGCAGTCTCCCAGGTGGGTTATATGGTTTTAGGGATTGGCACCGGGATTCCGGTTGGGATCGCCGGGGGAATTTTCCATATGCTCAATAATGCCCTTTATAAATCCGGTCTTTTTCTCACTTCTGGTTCGGTAGAATCTTGGACCAAGGATACCAAGTTGGATAATTTAGGTGGTTTAGCCACTAAGATGCCTATCACCTTTTTTTCTTTTTTGGTTTGTGCCTTAGCCATCTCCGGGGTTCCCCCTTTAAATGGTTTCTTCTCTAAGTGGTTAATTTACCAAGGAATTTTAGAATTGGGAAGGGAGGGAAATAGATTATTTGTCATTTATCTAATCGCGGCGATGATTGGCAGTGTCCTCACCTTAGCCTCTTTTTTGAAATTGACCCACGCCCTTTTCTTAGGAGAAAGACCAAAGGGGTTGGAAAAAATTAGAGAGGTAGGCTTTTCTATGTGGCTACCCGGGGCAATAATTGCCCTTCTTTGTCTCCTTTTTGGAATTTTTGCTTATTTAATTCCGATCAGACACTTTATCAATCCTTCTCTCCCTTATCCCGTCGTTACGATTGGCCGCTATCAACCAATTCTGGCAACGATTTTGATTCTGATTGGTTTACTGGTTGGTTTCACTATTTATCGCTTATTAGTATTCAGTAAGAAGACGAAGGTGGGAGAGGTCTTTCTCGGTGGTGAGAGGCTCCTCATCGAAGAGAGGAGACTGACCGGGGTTCATTTTTATAGTTCCTTAAAGGATTTGCCAATTTTAGAGAAATTGTATCAATTTGGTGAAGGTGGGGCTTTTGACTTCTTTAACTATCTGGTTGGGATAATGCAGACGCTGGGCTTGGTCTTTCAGAAGATATTCCATCGGCTATTAGAGGAGTTCTATCGTTTCCTTGCTCAGATTGTCAACTTTTTCAGTGTGGGAATTTCGCAGATTCAGAATGGTTTTCTTCCTTTTTATTTGGCTTGGATGGTGATTGGCGCGCTTCTGCTTTTTTTATTTTTGATTCGGTAA